In Candidatus Methanosphaera massiliense, the following are encoded in one genomic region:
- a CDS encoding MarR family winged helix-turn-helix transcriptional regulator, whose amino-acid sequence MEYSFKKENLSMTFLFSIYIKLQNNAYNKLLENTGIHIKQAMILLILKNKEYVYQKEISEILNMDGGLLTRYIRKLEDHQYIERIEDDENRRQNKIRITKKGNELANLLKKEEREREEAIMEHSPISREELIDYLLKIIEISKEYDEGK is encoded by the coding sequence ATGGAATATTCATTCAAAAAAGAAAATCTATCAATGACATTCTTATTCAGCATATACATCAAATTACAAAACAATGCATACAATAAACTATTAGAAAACACAGGAATACACATAAAACAAGCTATGATACTTTTAATACTAAAAAACAAGGAATACGTCTACCAAAAAGAAATTTCAGAAATACTAAATATGGATGGGGGATTACTTACAAGATATATACGAAAACTTGAAGACCACCAATACATAGAACGCATCGAGGACGATGAAAACCGCAGGCAAAACAAAATAAGAATAACCAAAAAAGGCAATGAATTAGCAAACCTTCTAAAAAAAGAAGAACGCGAACGAGAAGAAGCTATCATGGAACATTCCCCAATCTCAAGAGAAGAACTGATAGATTATCTACTAAAAATTATAGAAATATCAAAAGAATATGATGAAGGAAAATAA
- a CDS encoding aldo/keto reductase — translation MSKDVILGFGAMRLPLTDKNNDSKVNDEEFSKMIDYYMNQGYNYFDTSYAYHQEKSEEHLRTQLVERYPRESFKIADKMPTWLLTGPEDNERLVNVMLERLGITYFDVFLIHNINSAFLPLAEKAETFQYIAKMKEEGTAKKVGISYHDKSDLLEQILEKYGDILDVVQLQLNYLDWESNLTEARKNYELCEKYGLDVIVMEPVKGGTLAKLPDNIEQEFKEYNNEYTLPQWALRFAGTPKNVKIVLSGMNNFQQTKDNCEVFKDFKPINDEEHEFLQKIADEINKLIPIPCSYCGYCKKQCPKEIPIPDYFELYNNQSLYKLESISAIYGTTSAVNTPASGCIECGNCLDICPQKINIPEELKKVAKEFGQ, via the coding sequence ATGAGTAAAGACGTAATACTAGGATTTGGAGCAATGAGATTACCTCTCACAGACAAAAATAATGATTCAAAAGTTAATGATGAAGAATTCTCAAAAATGATAGACTACTACATGAATCAAGGCTACAACTACTTTGACACATCATACGCATACCACCAAGAAAAATCTGAAGAACACCTAAGAACACAACTAGTAGAAAGATACCCAAGAGAATCATTTAAAATAGCAGATAAAATGCCAACATGGCTACTTACAGGACCAGAAGACAATGAAAGACTAGTAAACGTAATGCTAGAAAGATTAGGAATAACATACTTTGACGTGTTTTTAATACACAACATAAACAGTGCTTTTCTACCACTAGCAGAAAAAGCAGAAACATTCCAATACATAGCAAAAATGAAAGAAGAAGGAACAGCAAAAAAAGTAGGAATAAGCTACCATGATAAATCAGACTTACTAGAACAAATACTAGAAAAATATGGAGACATACTCGACGTTGTACAACTACAACTAAACTACCTAGACTGGGAAAGTAACCTTACAGAAGCACGTAAAAACTATGAACTATGCGAAAAATATGGATTAGATGTAATAGTAATGGAACCAGTAAAAGGTGGAACACTAGCTAAATTACCTGACAATATAGAACAAGAATTCAAAGAATACAACAATGAATACACATTACCACAATGGGCACTAAGATTTGCAGGAACACCAAAAAATGTTAAAATCGTATTAAGTGGAATGAATAACTTCCAACAAACAAAAGATAACTGTGAAGTATTCAAAGACTTCAAACCAATCAATGATGAAGAACATGAATTCCTACAAAAAATTGCTGATGAGATAAATAAATTAATACCAATACCATGTAGTTACTGTGGATACTGTAAAAAACAATGTCCCAAAGAAATACCAATACCAGACTACTTTGAATTATATAATAACCAATCACTATATAAATTAGAATCAATATCAGCAATATACGGTACAACATCAGCAGTAAATACACCCGCATCAGGATGTATTGAATGCGGAAACTGTTTAGATATTTGTCCACAAAAAATTAACATACCAGAAGAACTTAAAAAAGTAGCAAAAGAATTCGGACAATAA
- a CDS encoding SWIM zinc finger family protein has translation MKWKTYFDEERIKRGYQYYQEGKVYNTIITPNTITTKVEGSHSHTYEVKITLNKDKQIESMYCTCPYAYSMDYCKHMVATLYKYEEITKNKDSNITNNIKNPQQQFKQLLDNTSEIELKEYIYQRYKDDEDFIKDYNLQFKPDTTREDYYEALNLLNNIFSTDTRKLYNENAYYEELPLNKYLYDFLNNNVKIFYDKCEFDYLQRLIYIIYENISLKDEITQYIDVDNILDMTDYYLEKVIESDNETKDDVFNYILNNIQYEYNKYTSIHLAQVCIKMYDKKSYLQKLSDIISLKIKQYDDNIPVELLAQQYEILKKIGTPIVNIEKYLEKFRNYNLIRQYYIDYEINENNYYKAIELLCEKRQLGSELSLDENKKLLQLYDKTEDNVNYKKELKNILNKYTINDIAYVNRLKETCTPDEWKKEYSTLVNSYQRSHNYDFLNVIYVNEENYDALYENLINHFSLDSFEEYKKYLEDRYGMDILMLYKNRILEEAKVAKHRGAYNLIIRYIKAMLSYKNSKDIVTELINILKNKYKNKNLLITELRDIEQEYQLD, from the coding sequence ATGAAATGGAAAACATACTTTGACGAAGAAAGAATAAAAAGAGGATACCAATACTACCAGGAAGGAAAAGTATACAATACAATAATAACACCTAACACTATAACCACAAAAGTAGAAGGATCACACTCCCATACATATGAAGTAAAAATAACATTAAATAAGGATAAACAGATAGAATCAATGTACTGTACATGCCCATATGCTTATTCTATGGATTACTGTAAACACATGGTAGCAACACTATATAAGTATGAAGAAATAACAAAAAATAAAGATTCAAACATCACAAATAATATAAAAAATCCTCAACAACAATTTAAACAATTATTAGATAATACAAGTGAAATAGAATTAAAAGAATACATATACCAACGATATAAGGATGATGAAGATTTCATAAAAGATTATAATCTACAATTTAAGCCAGATACAACACGAGAAGACTACTATGAAGCACTGAATTTATTAAACAATATCTTTAGTACAGATACAAGAAAATTATATAATGAAAATGCTTATTATGAGGAGTTACCATTAAACAAGTATCTCTATGATTTCTTAAATAATAATGTAAAAATTTTCTATGATAAATGTGAATTTGATTATCTTCAAAGATTAATTTATATAATCTATGAGAATATATCATTAAAAGATGAAATAACTCAATATATTGACGTGGATAATATATTAGACATGACTGACTACTACCTAGAAAAGGTCATAGAATCTGATAATGAAACTAAAGATGATGTATTTAATTATATACTTAATAATATACAATATGAATACAATAAGTATACATCAATACATTTAGCTCAAGTATGTATTAAGATGTATGATAAGAAAAGTTATCTTCAGAAATTAAGTGATATTATTTCCTTAAAAATAAAACAGTACGATGATAATATTCCTGTGGAATTATTAGCTCAACAATATGAAATATTAAAGAAAATAGGTACTCCAATTGTTAATATTGAGAAATACTTGGAAAAATTTAGGAATTATAATCTTATTAGACAATATTATATTGATTATGAAATTAATGAGAATAATTATTATAAAGCTATAGAATTATTATGTGAAAAAAGACAATTAGGCAGTGAATTATCATTAGATGAGAATAAAAAACTATTACAATTATATGATAAAACAGAAGATAATGTTAACTATAAAAAAGAGCTTAAAAATATTTTAAATAAGTACACTATTAATGATATAGCTTATGTTAATAGATTAAAAGAGACATGTACTCCTGATGAATGGAAGAAAGAATATTCTACTCTTGTAAATAGTTATCAGCGTAGTCATAATTATGATTTTCTTAATGTGATTTATGTTAATGAGGAGAATTATGATGCATTATATGAAAATCTTATTAATCATTTCTCGTTAGATTCTTTTGAGGAATATAAGAAGTATCTTGAAGATAGATACGGTATGGATATATTAATGCTGTATAAAAACAGAATATTAGAAGAGGCCAAGGTTGCTAAACATAGAGGTGCATATAATTTAATAATCAGGTATATTAAGGCTATGCTTTCTTATAAGAATAGTAAGGATATTGTCACTGAATTAATTAATATATTAAAAAATAAGTATAAGAATAAGAATCTCTTAATCACTGAGTTAAGAGATATAGAACAGGAATATCAACTAGATTAG
- a CDS encoding PadR family transcriptional regulator yields the protein MDNEIKGDNYQNIVNKQRKIFLRDLSNGLFRILILWTLKNKDLHGYGLMKEIDTFFQPQIEDGLINKSRSNKIYPILKDMEHDGLIKKYDGTHEKKNIKIYKITETGQKVFDHHKTNLQESMKREPWKQFTDYVMS from the coding sequence ATGGATAATGAGATAAAAGGAGACAACTACCAGAATATAGTAAATAAACAAAGAAAAATATTCCTAAGAGATTTAAGCAATGGATTATTCAGAATACTAATATTATGGACATTAAAAAACAAGGATTTACATGGTTACGGATTAATGAAAGAAATAGATACATTCTTCCAGCCACAAATTGAGGATGGATTAATAAATAAAAGCAGATCAAATAAAATATACCCTATACTCAAAGACATGGAACATGATGGATTAATAAAAAAATATGATGGAACACATGAAAAGAAAAATATAAAAATTTATAAAATAACAGAAACAGGACAAAAAGTGTTTGACCATCATAAAACTAATCTACAGGAAAGCATGAAGAGAGAACCCTGGAAACAATTCACAGATTATGTCATGAGTTAA
- a CDS encoding glutamate--cysteine ligase family protein codes for MVNITEEDIKNRIYQKYIKPTKNNKEEYIGIEIEIPIINLNKEPVNFNVVHKVTNIFKDKFNNFDVEETDYEGNINALKNKSNNDIICFDCSYNNIEFAMGKEKDLFTINKRFRKYYKFIKEELEKNNHTLVGMGINPYWKYNVKEPIPNERYLMLYHHLKTYPQYKNPMYFHHYPEYGLFSSASQIQLDVPYDELINTINISTKLEPIKAILFSNSVFLGENTDYLCYRDIFWEYSTHGINPHNIGMYDFKLKDINSLINYLSTLNIYCVVRDGHYINFTSMNLYDYFSKDKITGDYYDNGEYKTIEFTPSLDDIDYVRSFKFIDLTFRGTIEYRSVCTQPIKDTISSPAFQIGLKHKVNELNELFDNSDLYNHGYSSSELRKLFIKKDLPKFISEDELYDLCKKIVDLSREGLKERGYGEEVFLKPIYENIKNRTNPGKRLLSALDNNISLDSIIKEYGKLD; via the coding sequence ATGGTTAACATTACAGAAGAAGATATAAAAAATAGAATTTACCAAAAATATATAAAGCCTACCAAAAACAATAAGGAAGAATACATAGGAATAGAAATAGAAATACCAATCATTAACTTAAACAAAGAACCCGTGAACTTTAATGTTGTTCACAAAGTAACCAATATATTTAAAGATAAATTCAACAATTTCGACGTAGAAGAAACAGATTATGAAGGAAACATCAATGCCTTAAAAAACAAATCAAACAATGATATAATCTGCTTTGACTGCTCTTATAATAATATAGAATTTGCAATGGGAAAAGAAAAAGACCTATTTACTATTAATAAACGTTTCAGAAAATATTACAAATTCATCAAGGAAGAACTAGAAAAAAACAACCATACACTAGTCGGAATGGGTATCAATCCATATTGGAAATACAATGTTAAAGAACCTATTCCTAATGAAAGATATTTAATGCTCTACCATCATTTAAAAACATATCCCCAATATAAAAACCCAATGTACTTCCATCACTACCCAGAATACGGATTATTCTCAAGTGCTTCACAAATACAATTAGATGTTCCATATGATGAATTAATTAATACCATCAATATATCTACAAAATTAGAACCAATTAAAGCAATTCTATTTTCAAATTCCGTATTTCTAGGTGAAAATACGGATTATCTCTGTTATCGGGATATATTCTGGGAATATAGTACTCATGGAATAAATCCACATAATATTGGAATGTATGACTTTAAATTAAAGGATATTAATAGTTTAATAAATTACCTGTCCACATTAAATATTTATTGTGTAGTTAGAGATGGCCATTATATTAACTTTACTTCAATGAATTTATATGATTATTTTAGTAAAGATAAAATAACTGGAGACTATTATGATAATGGAGAGTATAAAACGATTGAATTTACTCCATCATTAGATGATATTGACTATGTAAGATCATTTAAGTTCATAGACCTCACTTTCCGTGGAACTATAGAATATAGAAGTGTATGTACTCAGCCAATAAAGGATACTATATCTTCTCCTGCATTTCAAATTGGATTAAAACATAAAGTTAATGAATTAAATGAATTATTTGATAATTCTGATCTTTATAATCATGGGTATTCATCAAGTGAGTTAAGAAAATTATTTATTAAAAAAGACCTTCCTAAATTCATATCTGAGGATGAATTATATGATTTATGTAAAAAGATTGTTGACTTATCACGTGAGGGTCTTAAAGAAAGAGGCTATGGTGAAGAGGTATTTCTTAAACCGATTTATGAGAATATAAAAAATAGAACAAATCCTGGTAAAAGATTATTATCTGCACTTGATAATAATATTAGTTTAGACTCAATCATTAAAGAATACGGTAAATTAGATTAA